The following proteins come from a genomic window of Melospiza georgiana isolate bMelGeo1 chromosome 3, bMelGeo1.pri, whole genome shotgun sequence:
- the GLO1 gene encoding lactoylglutathione lyase has protein sequence MAAPAEPSGLTDEAAYAACSEPDASTKDFIFQQTMLRVKDPKKSLDFYTRILGMTLLQKFDFPTMKFSLYFLGYEDKNDIPKDKAERTPWTFSRKATLELTHNWGTENDDSQSYHNGNSDPRGFGHIGIAVPDVYKACKRFEELGVKFVKKPDDGKMKGLAFVQDPDGYWIEILNPNHMVTLT, from the exons ATGGCGGCCCCCGCGGAGCCCAGCGGGCTCACGGACGAGGCAGCCTACGCTGCCTGCTCGGAGCCAGATGCCAGCACCAAG gattTTATATTTCAGCAGACAATGTTAAGAGTAAAGGATCCGAAGAAATCATTGGATTTTTATACAAGGATACTTGGAATGAC ACTGCTTCAAAAATTTGACTTTCCTACTATGAAGTTCTCACTCTATTTCCTGGGGTATGAAGATAAAAACGATATCCCAAAAGATAAAGCTGAGAGAACACCCTGGACCTTCTCTAGAAAAGCTACACTTGAACTGACACA CAACTGGGGCACTGAAAACGATGACAGTCAGTCTTACCACAATGGCAACTCAGATCCCCGTGGATTTG GACACATTGGAATTGCTGTTCCTGATGTCTATAAAGCTTGTAAGAGGTTTGAAGAGCTAGGAGTGAAATTTGTGAAGAAACCAGATGATG GTAAAATGAAAGGACTTGCATTTGTTCAGGATCCTGATGGCTACTGGATTGAAATTTTGAATCCTAACCACATGGTGACTCTCACTTAG